Proteins encoded within one genomic window of Humulus lupulus chromosome 1, drHumLupu1.1, whole genome shotgun sequence:
- the LOC133788766 gene encoding uncharacterized protein LOC133788766 translates to MKAPKRPIHAVSTWVRRQPPKVKAFLAVISGMTALVLLRFIVHDHDNLFVAAEAVHSIGISVLIYKLMKEKTCAGLSLKSQELTAIFLAVRLYCSFVMEYDIHTLLDLATLGTTLWVIFMIRFKLKSSYMEDKDNFAIYYVVVPCAVLALLIHPSTSHHLLNRIFWAFCVYLEAVSVLPQLRVMQNTKIVEPFTAHYVFALGIARFLSCAHWVLQVLDTRGQLLVALGYGLWPSMVLISEIVQTFILADFCYYYVKSVFGGQLVLRLPSGVV, encoded by the exons ATGAAGGCTCCCAAGAGACCGATCCACGCAGTTTCCACATGGGTCAGGCGACAGCCCCCCAAAGTGAAGGCCTTTTTGGCTGTGATTTCGGGTATGACGGCTCTGGTTTTGCTCCGATTTATCGTTCACGATCACGATAACCTTTTTGTCGCTGCGGAGGCTGTGCACTCCATTGGGATTTCTGTGCTTATCTATAAGCTTATGAAGGAGAAGACTTGTGCTG GGTTATCACTGAAATCTCAGGAACTGACAGCGATCTTTTTAGCTGTTAGATTGTACTGTAGTTTTGTTATGGAATATGATATACACACCCTACTTGATCTAGCAACCCTGGGAACAACCCTGTGGGTTATTTTCATGATCCGTTTTAAATTGAAGTCTAGTTACATGGAGGATAAAGACAACTTTGCAATTTATTATGTG GTGGTGCCCTGTGCTGTGTTAGCTTTGCTCATTCACCCATCAACCTCTCATCATCTGTTGAACAGGATTTTCTGGGCTTTCTGTGTGTATCTTGAAGCTGTTTCAGTGTTACCACAGTTGCGGGTCATGCAGAACACAAAG ATTGTTGAACCATTCACGGCTCATTATGTATTTGCACTGGGTATCGCGAGGTTTCTCAGCTGTGCCCATTGGGTTCTCCAG GTTCTAGATACTCGAGGCCAGTTGCTTGTAGCTCTAGGATATGGACTATGGCCCTCGATGGTTCTTATCTCAGAAATTGTTCAAACTTTCATCTTGGCCGACTTCTGTTATTACTATGTTAAGAG CGTTTTTGGAGGGCAGCTTG